One Lagenorhynchus albirostris chromosome 7, mLagAlb1.1, whole genome shotgun sequence genomic window, GATCTTCATTCTTTGACCCAAGCTCCATTTCAGTGATCAACGATGGGAAGCTGGGTGCACAATCTGTGTATCACCTGCACATTCACGTACTTGGGGGCCGACAGCTCCAGTGGCCTCCAGGTTGAACCTACCAAATGACCAAGGACCTCAGACTTGGATGcttggatgggggtggggaaaaaCGGCACCCTGTAATGCTAATAAACTTGCTCTCCCTCAATTCTGGATCCCTgtcttaaatatataaagatttataccacaaataggaaagaaaactGATTCAAGACTATGATCCCCCTTGACTATGGTCTGAGACACTAAGGAGGCCCATCCTGTAGCTAAAGGAGCATTTGCCTATATATCTGTGAGCTCAGGACTCATGGTCCACCTGGGTCAGGCCTCTAGAAAAGTAGCAGTAGGAATAAGCCTGAATGAGTAGGAAGAGACTGAATCCCAAGACTTGCTCAATTCAGATGCCAAGCCATGTTGTAAGGGGGGCTGGAAGGAGGATTGTCAATGTGAAGGCCTTTTATTGAAAGAGAAGTAATCACACCAAAAAAGTCGCTACCCTTTGACTAATTCCCATGTCTCACCATTTTGCTTTTAAGCTGTTGTCTGATGTCTTTCCatccttaaaatttttgaaaagatgcCCCCACTTTTGAGAATGAACTACTGTTGCTCCTCCATAAACATGCCAAGTAGGCTTTCATCTGATATAACAGCTCTGTGCCTGTTCAACGCAAAGAACCACCTTAGAAAGCCTCAGTAAGTCCTGCTTAGGTATGGAGGGCGAGGCCTTAGGCCAGCGGAACCGCAAAAGCCGGGCTGAGGCGGAAGGGAGGCCAGACGGAAGGCAGACTCCCCAAACTACGCCAGGTGCAAGACTTCCGCCCCGCAGAGACCTTGCCTCCACCCCCACCCTCGCCGTCAGCCCAGCTCTGGTTCTGCGCAGTCTCCTGGAATGATTTGCCGTCTCTATGGCAACCCAGTAGCTGGCGTCTGAAGATGGAGACCACTGAGTCTACCGAGGGATCACAGTCACGGTGAGAGGCACAGCTCTGGCTGCAGGCTTAAGGGGACAAGGAAGGTTAATAGACTCGCTTTGCTGCGCTTCTGACAACTTTGCCGCTTTCACTTTTTTTCAGATGTTTAGATGTACAGCCCAGCTGCGAAGGACTAGGGTCTATTTCGGATCCCTTTCCTTCTTGGGATGGCCGTCATAGGTCAGCCCTGGGAGCTGCAACCGCAGAAGCTTCagcagctgctgcagccactgCAGCCGCCTCCACTATCAAAGCAGCTGCATTATCTACAAAGACCCCAGCGCCCTACTCTGAACGGAGCCTTCTCATGGAGCCCTCCTCTGAAAGTCTTCTTGGGGAGCGCTACACTGGACCCAGATTTACCCACAAGATAGGCCATGGGAGACTTGGCTTTGAGCCTGTCTCTGTTTCCCATATTGCTTATACTGCAAATGACCTTAGCTCTAGCCCTGGTCTTGGCTTCAGCTCTGGCCCTGGTCCTGGCTCCAGTTCTGGTCCTGGCAGTGGCTCTGGTCAAGGTCCTGGCAACGGCTCTGGTCAAGGTCCTGGCAACGGCTCTGGTCGAGGCACGGGTCCTGGTCCTGCCGCTGATTCTAGGCATAGGCCAGGCTCTGGCCAGGGCCCTGGTTTCAGCTCCTCTGCTTCTTCAGGCTTCATAAAACCCAGGGCAGATCTGCTCCCTAATTATGCCTCCTGGAGTCACCACAGCCACTGGGAGCCTCAGAAACAACCCTGGAAATTTTTGAAAGTCTCAGAACCTGGTGCCCGAGGGCTGTGGAAGCCCCCTGAGGTTGAAGGGACAAGTAAGGTTCTCAATGAAACACTGCCACGGGGCCAGTGCCTTCTCTACAACTGGGAGGAGGAGGTATTAAGGTTTTTACCTGCTCCCTTTTCTTGAAGGCTGCCCCCAGTCGATGAGGGTGGGTACCAGAAAGGATATCATGGTCACTCAACTTGGGGCCCACAGAGAGCCACCAACCACCTGGATCAAGTCCCAAGCATGCAGGATGGCTCTGAGAGTTTCTTTTTCCGACATGGACACCGGGGACTGCTGACCCTGGAGCCACAGTCACCCATGTGCTCCAGCACCACCCAGA contains:
- the SPAG8 gene encoding LOW QUALITY PROTEIN: sperm-associated antigen 8 (The sequence of the model RefSeq protein was modified relative to this genomic sequence to represent the inferred CDS: inserted 1 base in 1 codon); the encoded protein is METTESTEGSQSRCLDVQPSCEGLGSISDPFPSWDGRHRSALGAATAEASAAAAATAAASTIKAAALSTKTPAPYSERSLLMEPSSESLLGERYTGPRFTHKIGHGRLGFEPVSVSHIAYTANDLSSSPGLGFSSGPGPGSSSGPGSGSGQGPGNGSGQGPGNGSGRGTGPGPAADSRHRPGSGQGPGFSSSASSGFIKPRADLLPNYASWSHHSHWEPQKQPWKFLKVSEPGARGLWKPPEVEGTSKVLNETLPRGQCLLYNWEEERATNHLDQVPSMQDGSESFFFRHGHRGLLTLEPQSPMCSSTTQKDSYQPPGNHSQPIRGKREAMLEMFLHHQICKEVQAEQEPTRKDSEVESVTHRDYGKELVQSGPPAPTKPHDYPKEQPETFWLQRAPQLPGVSNIRTLDTPFRKNCSFSTPVPLSLGQPLPYEPENYSHQLGKISSLGCQGGXAGGGGRGRTTPV